A part of Haloarchaeobius sp. HME9146 genomic DNA contains:
- a CDS encoding PAS domain-containing protein translates to MGAETNSSRGIHVLYVDDDKSLLEATQTYLEERFEELSVETTASAVDALDRLGEEEFDVVVSDYQMPEMDGLDFLKQLRQERGNQIPFVIFTGKGREEVAMEALNLGANRYLQKGGDPMAQYGLLAQTIEQEAYHWRTRSALKQREEDLRITLDSIGDGVIATDTDGVIERMNVVAEELTGWDREDAVGKPLAEVFDIVDAKTGDSVESPVERVIEHESAFEFSEDTKLRSLDGTERYIADSAAPITNESDDVVGVVLIFRDITNRYLREQRQERQRQAVIDLATDEVLVSGKLQCAARRITETAAGTLDVDRSSIWLFDDTFDTLECLDLYDRSTRDHETGMQLTVENYPSYFEALAGHRAIPATDARADARTAELCEPYLEPLGITSMLDATIRRGGQVVGVLCNETGGPKREWDEDEIRFAAELADQAVIALHNRDQRHRKEVLERANQQLQFLFKQSPMAVIEWTLDFEVVRWNDAAQELFGYTREEAIGQHAEFIVPHTSEDAVDAVWERLVDGEETEHIVNRNVTKSGAEIDCEWHNRAILDENGETVSVLSFVQDITAQRRQTWQLQAIAERTQDAIYIKDLEGRYEFINDAGARYFELAPTAVVGRTDRELFDLDEDLLDIDRWILEHEEPRAEVERHIIDGREHVFESEKYPHYDDAGRLVGIIGISRDVTDRAAVDDLLDAFHDTMTDASLSSTERIELLIQTLHDSLEATSAQLCRVDQTAETHEIVVSLGDVNPPPVGTTVPLGDTLCEQVIADERVVATYATELAESNGGIPSAAPSIGSYVGAPVYVEESLWGVVCFLDESETPTELTEDRCSMVELLANWLGHELAESRYETELDRRDAVAHELAELLSERIAVPVRDAQAHTEEARQQEDLPSLEAATQALERSEALLDEALTLALSMTASETERVDLGALARTVWSDLDQPTDRLVVTDGSLVVEANRRAVEQLFESLFEAVTTGGDGECVVSLSHQEEPEGFVVAVDWETEDEGAAAHSVATRSHRSLDGLRAVGRMVTANGWTMTRTEDGNGGVRLEFGDVVVVE, encoded by the coding sequence ATGGGGGCCGAGACCAATTCGAGCCGAGGAATCCACGTCCTCTACGTGGACGACGACAAGTCGCTTCTCGAGGCAACACAGACGTATCTCGAAGAGCGATTCGAGGAGTTGTCGGTAGAGACGACGGCCTCGGCGGTCGACGCCCTCGACCGACTCGGCGAGGAGGAGTTCGACGTCGTCGTCTCGGACTACCAGATGCCCGAGATGGACGGTCTCGACTTCCTGAAACAGCTCCGCCAGGAGCGAGGCAACCAGATTCCGTTCGTCATCTTCACCGGGAAAGGCCGCGAGGAGGTGGCGATGGAGGCGTTGAACCTCGGCGCGAACCGCTACCTGCAGAAGGGTGGCGACCCGATGGCACAGTACGGGTTGCTCGCCCAGACCATCGAGCAGGAGGCGTACCACTGGCGCACGCGCTCGGCACTCAAGCAACGCGAGGAGGACCTTCGCATCACGCTCGACTCCATCGGTGACGGCGTCATCGCGACCGACACCGACGGCGTCATCGAGCGCATGAACGTGGTCGCCGAGGAACTGACGGGCTGGGACCGTGAGGACGCCGTCGGGAAGCCGCTGGCAGAGGTTTTCGACATCGTGGACGCCAAGACCGGTGATTCCGTCGAGAGCCCGGTCGAGCGCGTCATCGAACACGAGAGCGCGTTCGAGTTCTCCGAGGACACGAAGCTCCGCTCGCTCGACGGCACCGAGCGCTACATCGCGGACAGTGCGGCTCCCATCACGAACGAATCGGACGACGTGGTCGGGGTCGTCCTCATCTTCCGGGACATCACGAACCGGTACCTCCGGGAACAGCGCCAGGAACGCCAGCGCCAGGCCGTCATCGACCTCGCGACCGACGAGGTGCTGGTGAGCGGGAAACTGCAGTGTGCGGCGCGGCGTATCACCGAGACGGCGGCCGGGACTCTCGACGTCGACCGCTCCTCCATCTGGCTGTTCGACGACACCTTCGACACGCTGGAGTGTCTCGACCTCTACGACCGGTCCACCAGGGACCACGAGACCGGCATGCAACTCACCGTGGAGAACTACCCCAGCTACTTCGAGGCACTCGCAGGCCACCGGGCGATTCCGGCGACGGACGCGCGCGCCGACGCACGGACGGCGGAGCTGTGCGAGCCGTACCTCGAACCGCTCGGCATCACCTCGATGCTCGACGCGACCATCCGACGCGGCGGGCAGGTCGTCGGCGTGCTCTGTAACGAGACCGGCGGGCCGAAACGTGAGTGGGACGAGGACGAGATACGCTTCGCCGCCGAACTCGCCGACCAGGCAGTCATCGCGTTGCACAACCGCGACCAGCGCCACCGCAAGGAGGTCCTCGAACGGGCGAACCAGCAACTGCAGTTCCTGTTCAAGCAGTCCCCGATGGCGGTCATCGAGTGGACCCTCGACTTCGAGGTCGTGCGCTGGAACGACGCCGCCCAGGAGCTCTTCGGGTACACCCGCGAGGAGGCAATCGGTCAGCACGCCGAGTTCATCGTCCCGCACACCTCGGAAGACGCGGTCGATGCCGTGTGGGAACGCCTCGTCGACGGAGAGGAGACCGAGCACATCGTCAACCGGAACGTGACGAAAAGCGGTGCGGAGATAGACTGCGAGTGGCACAACCGGGCCATCCTCGACGAGAACGGGGAGACGGTGAGCGTCCTCTCGTTCGTCCAGGACATAACGGCACAGCGCCGACAGACGTGGCAACTGCAGGCCATCGCAGAACGGACGCAGGACGCCATCTACATCAAGGACCTCGAGGGGCGGTACGAGTTCATCAACGACGCCGGTGCGCGGTACTTCGAACTCGCACCGACGGCGGTCGTCGGCCGGACCGACAGGGAACTGTTCGACCTCGACGAGGACCTGCTGGACATCGACCGCTGGATCCTCGAACACGAGGAGCCGAGGGCCGAGGTGGAGCGACACATCATCGACGGCCGCGAACACGTCTTCGAGAGCGAGAAGTACCCCCACTACGACGACGCGGGCCGACTCGTCGGCATCATCGGCATCAGCCGGGACGTGACGGACCGCGCGGCGGTCGACGACCTGCTCGACGCGTTCCACGACACGATGACGGACGCGAGCCTCTCCTCGACGGAGCGCATCGAACTCCTCATCCAGACGCTCCACGACTCGCTCGAAGCGACCAGTGCGCAGCTCTGTCGCGTCGACCAGACCGCCGAGACGCACGAGATCGTGGTTTCGCTGGGGGACGTGAACCCGCCGCCGGTCGGCACGACGGTGCCGCTCGGAGACACGCTCTGCGAACAGGTGATTGCGGACGAACGCGTCGTCGCGACGTACGCGACAGAGCTGGCCGAATCGAACGGCGGCATCCCGTCCGCCGCGCCGTCGATCGGTTCGTACGTCGGTGCCCCCGTCTACGTAGAGGAGTCGCTGTGGGGCGTCGTCTGCTTCCTCGACGAGTCCGAGACGCCGACCGAACTCACCGAAGACCGGTGTTCGATGGTGGAGTTGCTGGCCAACTGGCTCGGGCACGAACTCGCCGAGTCGCGCTACGAGACGGAACTGGACCGTCGCGACGCCGTCGCTCACGAGCTCGCCGAACTGCTCTCCGAGCGCATCGCGGTACCGGTGCGCGACGCGCAGGCACACACCGAGGAGGCCCGTCAGCAGGAAGACCTGCCCTCGCTGGAGGCGGCCACCCAGGCGCTGGAACGGTCCGAGGCGCTCCTCGACGAGGCGCTCACGCTCGCCCTGTCGATGACGGCCAGCGAGACCGAGCGCGTCGACCTCGGCGCGCTCGCCCGCACGGTCTGGTCGGACCTCGACCAGCCAACCGACCGGCTCGTGGTCACCGACGGCTCCCTCGTCGTCGAGGCGAACCGACGCGCGGTCGAACAGCTCTTCGAGTCGCTCTTCGAGGCCGTAACCACGGGAGGGGATGGCGAGTGCGTGGTCAGCCTCTCGCACCAGGAGGAGCCTGAGGGGTTCGTCGTCGCCGTCGACTGGGAGACCGAAGACGAAGGGGCCGCCGCACACAGCGTCGCCACCCGGAGTCACCGGAGCCTCGATGGCCTGCGCGCGGTCGGTCGAATGGTGACCGCGAACGGCTGGACGATGACGCGCACGGAGGATGGAAACGGCGGGGTTCGCCTCGAGTTCGGCGACGTCGTCGTCGTCGAGTGA
- the eif1A gene encoding translation initiation factor eIF-1A — protein sequence MSEETQERRNLRMPNKDELFGVVTEHNGGNHVRVQCEDGVSRMGRIPGRMKYRTWINEGDVVLVEPWSWQDEKANIEWRYTGQDADQLRREGHIQ from the coding sequence GTGAGCGAAGAAACACAGGAGCGGCGGAATCTCCGCATGCCCAACAAAGACGAGCTTTTCGGAGTCGTAACAGAACACAACGGCGGCAACCACGTCCGCGTCCAGTGCGAGGACGGTGTCAGCCGGATGGGCCGAATCCCCGGCCGAATGAAGTACCGCACGTGGATCAACGAGGGCGACGTCGTGCTCGTCGAACCGTGGTCGTGGCAGGACGAGAAGGCGAACATCGAATGGCGTTACACTGGCCAGGACGCCGACCAGCTCCGTCGCGAAGGCCACATCCAGTAA
- a CDS encoding ion transporter: MGNRDVRPTGAGPRELVEFYLLDHRTLLGKAIDIALLVLNLVFVGIFVLETYDISTETRRLMWGIEVAIAAVFFVEYVLRLYGAPDRLQEVTDFYTMVDLLAILPTAAVLLVPGLSVFALDIGFLRAFRVVRFMRFYRFTRDEEFFFGSISAHELRILKLLLTVLTIFFVSAGVFYAVEHTANPQVGNFNDAFYFTVVTLTTVGFGDITPVTGAGRFVTTAAIISGIVLIPWQAGRIVREWTTDKVSVTCDSCGLSYHDPDASHCKACGHIIYQEFDSRQS; encoded by the coding sequence ATGGGCAACCGTGACGTGCGTCCGACCGGCGCTGGGCCGAGGGAGCTGGTCGAGTTCTACCTGCTGGACCACCGGACGCTGCTGGGCAAGGCCATCGACATCGCACTGCTGGTGTTGAACCTCGTGTTCGTCGGCATCTTCGTCCTGGAGACGTACGACATCTCGACAGAGACCCGACGGCTCATGTGGGGCATCGAGGTCGCTATCGCGGCCGTGTTCTTCGTCGAGTACGTGCTCCGACTGTACGGTGCCCCGGACCGCCTTCAGGAGGTGACCGACTTCTACACGATGGTCGACCTGCTCGCTATCCTGCCGACCGCCGCGGTATTGCTGGTCCCGGGGCTGTCGGTGTTCGCGCTGGATATCGGCTTCCTGCGGGCGTTCCGGGTCGTCCGATTCATGCGCTTTTACCGGTTCACGCGGGACGAGGAGTTCTTCTTCGGCTCCATCTCCGCCCACGAGCTACGCATCCTGAAGCTGCTGTTGACCGTTCTCACCATCTTCTTCGTCTCGGCGGGCGTGTTCTACGCCGTCGAGCACACCGCGAACCCGCAGGTCGGGAACTTCAACGACGCGTTCTACTTCACCGTCGTCACCCTGACGACCGTCGGGTTCGGCGACATCACCCCGGTCACGGGAGCGGGACGATTCGTGACCACGGCGGCCATCATCTCCGGCATCGTCCTCATCCCGTGGCAGGCGGGCCGTATCGTCCGCGAGTGGACGACCGACAAGGTCTCGGTCACCTGTGACTCCTGCGGCCTCTCGTACCACGACCCGGACGCGTCCCACTGCAAGGCCTGCGGCCACATCATCTACCAGGAGTTCGACTCGCGGCAGTCGTGA
- a CDS encoding AI-2E family transporter: MSTAPGQPSDSDSLLARIHLGWWTFGLFVAGLLLYVSYRFLGLLSFALFLYYFGRPIRRRLETHVSVDLATTLTVFAIMAPFVLILVVFVVVLAGQVLQLSEGGFDWVDELLAEFGSVTEVTSVQQLVDRVVTFVESQPRGELVSSTIDVATGAAGAFTQFFFHVTLLFVIVSLLLRKDKAIGRWVRTNLADGESVAYDYFESVDRELEKIYFGQMLTIFAVMVLGWLFYSLLNAVAPPGVAIPFPLLMGLLTGVGSFIPLIGRSIVYVPLTLYVGVQALLVEIGYLWFPVLVLLGGLFGLDVVIRYGVRPYLAGQTVSPPVMLVAYLLGAAIFGWYGVFLAPLVLVVVLRFVTLVFPKLVHGDLTPEPAPAVPPDPDELD, encoded by the coding sequence ATGAGTACTGCACCGGGTCAACCGAGTGACAGCGACTCGTTGCTCGCTCGAATCCACCTCGGCTGGTGGACGTTCGGTCTGTTCGTCGCCGGGTTATTGTTGTACGTCTCGTACCGGTTCCTCGGCCTCCTCTCGTTCGCGCTGTTCCTGTACTACTTCGGCAGGCCGATTCGCCGTCGCCTGGAGACACACGTCAGCGTCGACCTGGCGACGACGCTCACCGTCTTCGCCATCATGGCCCCGTTCGTCCTCATCCTGGTCGTGTTCGTGGTCGTCCTCGCCGGGCAGGTGCTCCAGTTGAGCGAGGGCGGGTTCGACTGGGTCGACGAACTCCTCGCGGAGTTCGGCTCCGTCACCGAGGTGACCTCGGTGCAGCAACTCGTCGACAGGGTCGTGACCTTCGTCGAGAGCCAGCCGCGAGGCGAACTGGTCTCCTCGACCATCGACGTGGCGACGGGGGCGGCGGGGGCGTTCACGCAGTTCTTCTTCCACGTCACGCTGCTTTTCGTCATCGTCTCGCTGCTGTTGCGCAAGGACAAAGCCATCGGTCGCTGGGTTCGCACCAACCTCGCGGACGGCGAGTCGGTCGCCTACGACTACTTCGAGAGCGTCGACAGGGAGCTCGAGAAGATATACTTCGGCCAGATGCTCACCATCTTCGCGGTCATGGTGCTCGGGTGGCTGTTCTACTCGCTGCTGAACGCGGTCGCGCCGCCGGGCGTCGCCATCCCGTTCCCACTTCTCATGGGGCTGCTCACGGGTGTCGGGTCGTTCATCCCCCTCATCGGTCGCTCCATCGTGTACGTCCCGCTCACGCTGTACGTCGGGGTGCAGGCGTTGCTCGTCGAAATCGGCTACCTCTGGTTCCCCGTCCTCGTCCTCCTCGGTGGCCTGTTCGGCCTCGACGTGGTCATCCGGTACGGGGTCAGACCGTACCTGGCGGGCCAGACCGTCAGCCCGCCCGTGATGCTGGTCGCGTACCTGCTCGGTGCGGCGATATTCGGCTGGTACGGCGTCTTCCTCGCCCCGCTGGTCCTCGTGGTGGTGCTCCGGTTCGTGACGTTGGTCTTCCCGAAGCTCGTTCACGGCGACCTCACGCCGGAGCCGGCACCGGCGGTACCGCCCGACCCCGACGAACTGGACTGA